From a region of the Trichoderma atroviride chromosome 6, complete sequence genome:
- a CDS encoding uncharacterized protein (EggNog:ENOG41~TransMembrane:7 (o6-24i31-50o56-73i94-118o138-160i180-203o215-240i)) yields the protein MTAISTAELIIYATLSIPTLYILFKHGHAGLLGWLYLFAFCSLRVIGSAMDLSGNTSAGIISSVGLSPLLLAASGILHEARNYYCNPMSRKLKWIVIILFHILVTTGLVIVASGASSLQSSDGKPTDAPKASKNASSVRTGMSLLTLAWAIIAVVSVWILARPAKSPMPRSITAAGTRLLWAVLVSDIFSGIRVIYSLIALVTKDKNLNPQTGSLAIRVVLGLIPELISVLAFVTAGLVTRHVARESKAKKSSDYVELLNRR from the exons ATGACCGCGATATCGACCGCCGAGCTGATCATCTATGCTACTCTTAGCATCCCAACTCTATACATCCTGTTCAAACATGGTCACGCTGGGTTGCTTGGATGGCTCTATCTTTTCGCCTTCTGCTCGCTGCGTGTCATTGGAAGCGCTATGGATCTGTCTGGCAATACATCAGCAGGCATTATCTCAAGCGTTGGCTtatctcctcttctccttgctgCATCTGGCATTCTCCATGAAGC GAGGAATTATTACTGCAATCCAATGTCTAGGAAACTAAAATGGATCGTCATCATATTATTCCACATCCTTGTCACCACCGGACTTGTAATTGTAGCTTCTGGTGCGTCGAGCTTGCAGTCTAGTGATGGCAAACCTACAGACGCTCCCAAAGCTTCCAAAAATGCTTCTTCTGTGAGAACTGGCATGTCGCTTTTGACTCTCGCTTGGGCCATTATTGCCGTTGTATCAGTATGGATACTGGCTCGTCCTGCCAAATCTCCAATGCCAAGATCTATTACTGCTGCAGGAACCAGA CTTCTCTGGGCTGTCCTTGTATCAGATATCTTCAGTGGCATTAGAGTCATCTACTCCCTCATCGCGCTGGTCACAAAAGACAAGAATCTGAACCCTCAGACCGGCTCTCTCGCAATCCGTGTCGTCCTAGGTCTGATTCCAGAGTTGATAAGTGTACTGGCTTTTGTAACCGCTGGACTTGTCACACGACATGTTGCTCGGGAgtcaaaggcaaaaaagtcTTCAG ACTACGTTGAGTTGTTAAATCGTCGGTAG